Proteins encoded by one window of Pseudonocardia sp. HH130629-09:
- a CDS encoding dicarboxylate/amino acid:cation symporter translates to MKHPAVLIALAAVAGIAFGLMTGEWAGNLKVVGDAFIRLVQMAIVPLAMTSVIAACGSMTGSGTGRLALRTFAWMIGLSVVAAVVAVVLGLLFRPGSGMVATAATDAALPAAAAPESWQDTVLGFFTTNVVESMAEAAMVPIILFSLLFGVALHRHVTATGNTLVLDVVGQFQQVLLTLIRLVMYVAPIGVFALLADLSGRIGFAVVGSALAYLGTTLLGVVLLTALFVAIVAGRTRLNPARLPRKLAEQTAVAVTTTSSAVTYPTVLRTTIEKIGVSPRVANFTLSVGLTMGSYGAVLNYTIVVLFLAQAGGVDLSAGQIVFGMVLAILLNMGTITVPGGFPVVALFLGTTLGLPLAAVGLLIAVDWFTGILRTFLNVNADTLVAMLVAHPDGEIDREIYDGVRSGEPAETGARSASDA, encoded by the coding sequence ATGAAGCATCCCGCCGTCCTGATCGCGCTCGCCGCGGTCGCCGGGATCGCTTTCGGCCTGATGACCGGCGAGTGGGCCGGCAACCTGAAGGTCGTCGGCGACGCCTTCATCCGGCTCGTCCAGATGGCGATCGTGCCGCTGGCCATGACCTCGGTGATCGCGGCCTGCGGGTCCATGACCGGGTCCGGCACCGGCCGGCTCGCGCTGCGGACCTTCGCCTGGATGATCGGCCTGTCGGTCGTGGCCGCGGTGGTCGCGGTGGTGCTCGGGCTGCTGTTCCGCCCGGGTTCCGGGATGGTCGCGACGGCCGCGACGGACGCCGCACTGCCGGCCGCGGCGGCCCCGGAGAGCTGGCAGGACACGGTCCTCGGCTTCTTCACCACCAACGTCGTCGAGTCGATGGCCGAGGCGGCGATGGTGCCGATCATCCTGTTCTCGCTGCTGTTCGGCGTCGCCCTCCACCGGCACGTCACCGCGACGGGGAACACACTCGTCCTCGACGTCGTGGGGCAGTTCCAGCAGGTCCTGCTCACCCTGATCCGGCTGGTCATGTACGTCGCGCCGATCGGGGTGTTCGCGCTGCTCGCCGACCTGTCCGGCCGCATCGGCTTCGCCGTGGTCGGGTCGGCCCTGGCCTACCTCGGCACCACCCTGCTGGGCGTCGTCCTGCTCACCGCGCTGTTCGTTGCGATCGTCGCCGGGCGCACCCGGCTCAACCCCGCCCGCCTGCCGCGCAAGCTCGCCGAGCAGACCGCCGTCGCGGTCACGACGACGAGCTCGGCCGTCACCTACCCCACCGTCCTGCGCACCACGATCGAGAAGATCGGTGTCAGCCCCCGCGTCGCCAACTTCACGCTCTCGGTGGGGCTGACCATGGGCTCCTACGGCGCCGTCCTCAACTACACGATCGTCGTGCTGTTCCTCGCCCAGGCCGGCGGCGTCGACCTCTCGGCCGGGCAGATCGTGTTCGGGATGGTCCTCGCGATCCTGCTCAACATGGGCACGATCACCGTGCCGGGCGGGTTCCCCGTCGTGGCCCTGTTCCTCGGGACCACCCTCGGACTGCCCCTCGCGGCGGTCGGGCTGCTCATCGCCGTCGACTGGTTCACCGGGATCCTGCGGACCTTCCTCAACGTCAACGCCGACACCCTGGTGGCCATGCTCGTCGCGCACCCCGACGGGGAGATCGACCGGGAGATCTACGACGGCGTGCGCTCCGGGGAGCCGGCGGAGACGGGGGCCCGGAGCGCCTCGGACGCGTGA
- a CDS encoding GntR family transcriptional regulator — MSSAVEHAGTPPLRERVYAALRDDVVNGAVGAGTRLTEPKLAARFGISRTPVREALGRLVADGLLQREEDYGYSVVVPDLAGVRDLWEVRIAVELRGIDRCRENPGTVHDAGALRAELARWHRMREEPPEAGPGFVLEDERFHSTLLAASGNPELVAVLTDVHRRIRRVRMNDYVLPGRVEAAVSEHVAVGEAVLAGRLDTARHLLHQHMGASLEIVTERAGRALLATDTRDRRRGPATLDVRTS, encoded by the coding sequence ATGTCGAGCGCCGTCGAGCACGCGGGCACGCCACCGCTGCGCGAGCGCGTCTACGCCGCCCTGCGGGACGACGTCGTCAACGGCGCCGTCGGCGCGGGCACCCGCCTCACCGAGCCGAAGCTCGCAGCGCGGTTCGGCATCTCCCGCACCCCGGTGCGCGAGGCCCTCGGCCGGCTCGTCGCCGACGGCCTCCTGCAGCGCGAGGAGGACTACGGCTACTCGGTCGTCGTCCCCGACCTGGCGGGGGTGCGCGACCTCTGGGAGGTCCGCATCGCGGTCGAGCTGCGCGGGATCGACCGATGCCGCGAGAACCCGGGCACCGTGCACGACGCCGGGGCGCTCCGCGCGGAGCTGGCCCGCTGGCACCGGATGCGCGAGGAGCCGCCCGAGGCGGGTCCTGGCTTCGTGCTGGAGGACGAACGGTTCCACAGCACGCTGCTCGCCGCGTCGGGCAACCCCGAGCTCGTCGCAGTGCTGACCGACGTGCACCGCCGGATCCGGCGGGTGCGGATGAACGACTACGTGCTCCCCGGTCGCGTCGAGGCGGCCGTGTCTGAGCACGTCGCCGTCGGCGAGGCGGTCCTCGCCGGACGGCTCGACACCGCCCGCCACCTGCTGCACCAGCACATGGGCGCGTCGCTGGAGATCGTCACCGAACGCGCCGGTCGTGCCCTGCTCGCCACCGACACCCGGGACCGCCGCCGCGGCCCGGCCACCCTCGACGTGAGGACCTCATGA
- a CDS encoding PadR family transcriptional regulator — MELTIGELVVLGALAERPRHGYDIEQVIEERGVRRWTDIGFSSIYYLLDKLTARGLAEADDDRPSPKARRVVRITDRGRRTAAADVRELLSDAGVPARSFLAGLAHSTLLSTHEAEEALRARLAGLDARIGAVVAARTAQEPLPSEARDVFSFSLSQLRAERSWLTERVQVSDD, encoded by the coding sequence GTGGAGCTGACCATCGGCGAGCTCGTCGTCCTCGGAGCACTGGCCGAGCGCCCTCGCCACGGCTACGACATCGAGCAGGTCATCGAGGAGCGTGGCGTCCGCCGCTGGACCGACATCGGCTTCTCCTCGATCTACTACCTGCTCGACAAGCTGACCGCACGCGGCCTGGCCGAGGCCGACGACGACCGCCCCTCCCCGAAGGCCCGCCGCGTCGTCCGCATCACCGACCGGGGACGCCGCACCGCGGCCGCCGACGTCCGGGAGCTGCTCTCCGACGCAGGTGTCCCCGCCCGCTCCTTCCTCGCCGGCCTCGCTCACTCGACGCTGCTGTCTACGCACGAGGCCGAGGAGGCACTCCGGGCCCGGCTCGCCGGGCTCGACGCGCGGATCGGCGCGGTCGTCGCGGCCCGGACCGCGCAGGAGCCACTCCCGTCGGAGGCGCGCGACGTCTTCTCGTTCTCCCTGTCCCAGCTCCGTGCGGAGAGGTCGTGGCTCACCGAGCGGGTCCAGGTGTCCGATGACTGA
- a CDS encoding BtrH N-terminal domain-containing protein produces MTDASTGVPSAGGLHCETTALGALLGHAGVHLDEPMLLGLGSGLSYVYWDSTRQSAPFLGGRVRPFALTRTLARRLDLDLRVQETSSARRAWDQVRTLVDDGVPVGLQLDSHDLDYFGSRVHFAGHVVAMLGYDADTAYLLDTAQQGGRVSTSLDSLARARAARGPMSAPHRSFTFGRVREPVDPGPAIVPAIVECAEAFLHPPIANIGHRGIRTTAKRAGSWFDRVEDPHRDLPQMAMLMERAGTGGALFRNLYRDFLTACLPLLDDAGPGERVASVERGRDLYAEAATVWTRIAGLVERAGLDEYPAALTEAAGLLLRIADLETAAMTTLRSL; encoded by the coding sequence ATGACTGATGCGTCCACCGGCGTCCCCTCCGCGGGAGGCCTCCACTGCGAGACGACGGCGCTCGGCGCGCTCCTCGGGCACGCCGGCGTCCACCTCGACGAACCGATGCTGCTCGGGCTCGGTTCCGGGCTGTCGTACGTCTACTGGGACTCCACACGGCAGTCGGCGCCGTTCCTGGGCGGGCGGGTCAGGCCGTTCGCGCTGACCCGCACCCTCGCCCGCCGCCTCGATCTCGACCTGCGCGTGCAGGAGACCTCGTCCGCCCGCCGGGCGTGGGACCAGGTACGCACCCTCGTCGACGACGGCGTTCCCGTCGGGCTGCAGCTCGACAGCCACGACCTCGACTACTTCGGCTCCCGGGTCCACTTCGCGGGCCACGTCGTCGCGATGCTCGGCTACGACGCGGACACCGCGTACCTCCTCGACACCGCGCAGCAGGGCGGCCGGGTCAGCACGAGCCTGGACAGCCTGGCCCGGGCGCGCGCCGCACGGGGGCCGATGTCGGCGCCGCACCGGTCGTTCACCTTTGGACGGGTCCGGGAGCCGGTCGACCCCGGCCCCGCGATCGTGCCTGCGATCGTCGAGTGTGCCGAGGCGTTCCTGCACCCGCCGATCGCCAACATCGGGCACCGCGGTATCCGGACGACGGCGAAGCGTGCCGGGTCCTGGTTCGACCGCGTCGAGGACCCGCACCGGGACCTGCCGCAGATGGCGATGCTCATGGAACGGGCCGGCACCGGCGGGGCGCTGTTCCGCAACCTCTACCGCGACTTCCTCACCGCCTGCCTGCCGCTGCTCGACGACGCCGGCCCGGGTGAGCGCGTCGCGTCGGTCGAACGGGGCCGGGACCTGTACGCCGAGGCGGCGACGGTGTGGACCCGGATCGCCGGACTCGTCGAGCGGGCCGGGCTGGACGAGTACCCGGCCGCCCTGACCGAGGCCGCCGGGCTGTTGCTGCGGATCGCGGACCTGGAGACCGCGGCGATGACCACGCTCCGGTCGCTCTGA
- a CDS encoding GNAT family N-acetyltransferase, whose product MPGVLLEDVQQRPLDRRGRCAGPAPARHPRGTGPQLPAVAYPADLREAAQERWRWNAAFSLTIAEQHVRRGDRTLALGMMTRATAQTAHAVMAGRGAWVLGEKGLVDDAGLGAAQDVLRDGWHDPAGVLHELRALLDAPRPQELRGHRTRTRAVRLRPADAGEVLTLQRAAYVPEARAHDDIDLPPLTEQLAEIREQLADRSVTAWGIRDDGRLVAAVRITRSGSTAVVSRLVVAPDRQGEGLGSGLLRHAEEQLDDDVSVIELFTGEHSVTNLRLYDRLGFRETHRTDAGTYALVHMAKPRGAVR is encoded by the coding sequence GTGCCGGGCGTACTCCTGGAGGACGTGCAGCAGCGTCCGCTCGATCGTCGCGGGCGGTGCGCCGGCCCAGCGCCCGCTCGGCACCCCCGCGGCACCGGGCCCCAGCTGCCGGCCGTCGCCTACCCCGCGGACCTGCGCGAGGCGGCGCAGGAACGCTGGCGCTGGAACGCCGCGTTCTCGCTGACGATCGCCGAGCAACACGTCCGCCGGGGCGACCGGACCCTCGCACTCGGCATGATGACCCGCGCCACCGCCCAGACGGCGCACGCCGTCATGGCCGGGCGGGGTGCGTGGGTCCTGGGCGAGAAGGGGCTCGTGGACGACGCCGGTCTCGGCGCCGCCCAGGACGTCCTGCGCGACGGCTGGCACGACCCGGCCGGGGTGCTCCACGAGCTGCGCGCGCTGCTCGACGCACCCCGGCCGCAGGAGCTCCGCGGCCACCGCACGCGGACACGGGCCGTCCGCCTCCGGCCCGCCGACGCCGGCGAGGTCCTGACCCTGCAGCGTGCGGCCTACGTGCCGGAGGCCCGGGCGCACGACGACATCGACCTGCCGCCGCTCACCGAGCAACTGGCGGAGATCCGCGAGCAGCTGGCCGACCGGTCGGTGACCGCCTGGGGTATCCGCGACGACGGTCGGCTGGTCGCCGCCGTACGGATCACCCGGTCGGGGAGCACCGCCGTCGTGAGCCGGCTGGTGGTCGCTCCGGACCGGCAGGGCGAGGGCCTGGGGTCGGGCCTGCTCCGCCATGCCGAGGAGCAGCTCGACGACGACGTGTCGGTGATCGAGCTGTTCACCGGCGAGCACAGCGTCACGAACCTGCGGCTCTACGACCGGCTCGGGTTCCGGGAGACCCACCGGACCGACGCGGGAACCTACGCGCTGGTCCACATGGCGAAGCCCCGGGGTGCCGTCCGATGA
- a CDS encoding NUDIX domain-containing protein, which yields MSLPRPLSGVGVVLERADGAVAVGHRVTAGETPSWSFPGGHLEGGEPVVAAALRELTEETGVVAATGTLFAVCVRLDGAGVTFAVHVPAPAGAELRVTEPHAIDAWTWAGPDDLPGPVFAHTAAVRQAWRRPGVALDGWDLHRVAP from the coding sequence GTGAGCCTTCCGCGTCCGCTGTCCGGTGTCGGCGTCGTCCTGGAGCGCGCCGACGGCGCGGTCGCCGTCGGGCACCGGGTCACCGCCGGGGAGACGCCGAGCTGGTCGTTCCCGGGCGGCCACCTGGAGGGCGGGGAGCCGGTCGTCGCCGCGGCGCTGCGCGAGCTTACGGAGGAGACCGGCGTCGTCGCGGCGACGGGGACGTTGTTCGCGGTGTGCGTCCGGCTCGACGGCGCGGGGGTGACCTTCGCGGTGCACGTGCCCGCGCCCGCCGGGGCGGAGCTTCGAGTGACCGAGCCGCACGCGATCGACGCCTGGACCTGGGCCGGCCCGGACGACCTGCCCGGACCGGTGTTCGCCCACACCGCCGCCGTCCGCCAGGCCTGGCGCCGCCCCGGCGTCGCGCTCGACGGCTGGGACCTGCACCGCGTCGCGCCCTGA
- a CDS encoding TraR/DksA family transcriptional regulator — translation MDPTTLAAARARAQEWVGSLRHELDDLADQQALTSHDDEHDPEGETIAVQRAQLQGLLAAAEQERDDLDRAAERLAAGGYGRCVVCGGPIAPERLETLPAATTCISCASDPRRRRRR, via the coding sequence GTGGACCCCACCACCCTCGCCGCCGCCCGCGCCCGTGCCCAGGAGTGGGTCGGCTCGCTGCGCCACGAGCTCGACGACCTCGCCGACCAGCAGGCCCTGACCAGTCACGACGACGAGCACGACCCCGAGGGCGAGACGATCGCGGTGCAGCGCGCCCAGCTCCAGGGGCTGCTCGCCGCCGCGGAGCAGGAGCGCGACGACCTCGACCGGGCGGCGGAGCGCCTGGCCGCGGGCGGCTACGGGCGCTGTGTGGTCTGCGGCGGACCGATCGCGCCGGAACGGCTGGAGACGCTGCCCGCCGCGACGACCTGCATCAGCTGCGCGTCGGACCCGCGCCGGCGTCGTCGCCGGTAG
- a CDS encoding sensor histidine kinase → MRSVLDRLPLDRLPLDRLPLGRLPLRHRVGVAFAGVSMVVTGLFAAVTWNLASYYLVEQRVESATRQLAVNLQLVERAMVDDTHVGGLDDLLTGLAGTPGTTVALRRDGTWTTSGREVDPEALPAGLLAMAGNGTGARQRVMVAGMPSVVVAAPMSGGDVFVEVFPMQRLDANLKFLSVVLFAGVAVSALLGLALGQWAGRRALLPLTAVTRAAERIAGGDLTARLPSSTDAELAPLVATFNRTADDLEQRVSRDARFAADVAHELRSPLTTLVNAAAVLTRRRAELAPTAREAVELLDGEIQRFRRMVLDLLEISRSDTLQREDGELGALVRGLVAVRGGEHVPEVDAPEPVTVRVDRRRLDQILGNLLDNADAHGGGALRIGVARRGRFARIEVDDAGPGIPPEQRRAVFERFARGTLAGSRGDGGGTGLGLSLVAAHVRRHDGRVWVEERPGGGTRVVVELPGVDT, encoded by the coding sequence ATGCGGTCCGTGCTGGACCGACTGCCGCTGGATCGACTGCCGCTGGATCGACTGCCGCTGGGCCGGCTTCCGCTGCGTCACCGGGTCGGCGTCGCGTTCGCCGGGGTGTCGATGGTGGTGACCGGGTTGTTCGCGGCGGTCACCTGGAACCTCGCGTCGTACTACCTGGTGGAGCAGCGGGTGGAGAGCGCCACCCGCCAGCTCGCGGTGAACCTCCAGCTCGTCGAGCGGGCGATGGTGGACGACACGCACGTCGGCGGTCTCGACGACCTGCTGACCGGCCTCGCGGGCACCCCGGGCACCACGGTCGCGCTGCGCCGCGACGGCACGTGGACGACCAGCGGCCGCGAGGTCGATCCCGAGGCGCTGCCGGCGGGGCTGCTGGCGATGGCCGGGAACGGGACCGGGGCACGGCAGCGGGTGATGGTGGCGGGGATGCCGAGCGTCGTCGTCGCGGCGCCGATGTCCGGCGGCGACGTGTTCGTCGAGGTCTTCCCGATGCAGCGGCTCGACGCCAACCTGAAGTTCCTCAGCGTCGTGCTGTTCGCCGGGGTCGCGGTGAGCGCCCTGCTGGGGCTCGCGCTGGGCCAGTGGGCCGGGCGGCGCGCGCTGCTGCCGCTGACCGCGGTGACCCGGGCCGCGGAGCGGATCGCCGGCGGCGACCTGACCGCACGGCTGCCGTCGAGCACCGACGCCGAGCTCGCCCCGCTCGTCGCGACGTTCAACCGGACCGCCGACGACCTGGAACAGCGGGTGTCGCGCGACGCCCGGTTCGCCGCGGACGTCGCGCACGAGCTGCGGTCACCGCTGACGACACTGGTGAACGCGGCCGCGGTGCTGACCCGGCGGCGCGCCGAGCTCGCGCCGACCGCACGGGAGGCCGTCGAGCTGCTCGACGGCGAGATCCAGCGCTTTCGCCGCATGGTCCTCGACCTGCTGGAGATCTCCCGCAGCGACACCCTGCAGCGGGAGGACGGCGAGCTCGGCGCGTTGGTCCGCGGGCTCGTCGCGGTCCGCGGCGGGGAGCACGTCCCCGAGGTCGACGCCCCGGAGCCGGTGACCGTGCGGGTCGACCGCCGTCGCCTCGACCAGATCCTGGGCAACCTGCTGGACAACGCCGACGCGCACGGCGGCGGCGCGCTGCGGATCGGCGTCGCGCGCCGGGGCCGGTTCGCCCGGATCGAGGTCGACGACGCGGGCCCCGGCATCCCGCCCGAGCAGCGGCGGGCGGTGTTCGAACGGTTCGCCCGTGGCACCCTGGCCGGCAGCCGCGGCGACGGCGGCGGCACCGGTCTCGGGCTGTCCCTGGTCGCCGCGCACGTGCGCCGGCACGACGGCCGGGTGTGGGTGGAGGAACGACCCGGCGGCGGGACCCGTGTCGTCGTCGAGCTGCCGGGGGTGGACACGTGA
- a CDS encoding response regulator transcription factor — translation MSEHGRTRVLLVDDDVRIGRALGLALGDEGVDVEAVHTGEQALVSAARPDVDVVLLDLMLPGIDGLTVCRRLRETGDLPIIMVTARSDSADVIAGLEAGADDYVTKPLVAGELAARIRALLRRRRPAPAAPRRITVGDVELRPDEGTVLRDGVPVHLTRTEFRLFAELAAAGGRIVTRDELLSRVWGYEYHGDTRLLDVHVRRLRRKVELDPDRPVLVLTVRGAGYKIGDAGPDAPLPGVVPVSGRGG, via the coding sequence ATGAGCGAACACGGCCGGACCCGGGTGCTGCTGGTCGACGACGACGTCCGGATCGGGCGTGCCCTCGGTCTCGCACTGGGCGACGAGGGCGTCGACGTCGAGGCGGTGCACACCGGCGAGCAGGCCCTGGTCAGTGCCGCCCGGCCGGACGTCGACGTGGTGCTGCTGGACCTGATGTTGCCCGGCATCGACGGCCTCACGGTCTGCCGGCGGCTGCGGGAGACCGGTGACCTGCCGATCATCATGGTGACCGCGCGCTCGGACTCCGCCGACGTCATCGCCGGGCTGGAGGCGGGCGCCGACGACTACGTGACCAAACCACTGGTGGCCGGGGAGCTGGCCGCCCGCATCCGGGCGCTGCTGCGGCGCCGGCGTCCGGCTCCGGCGGCACCGCGCCGGATCACCGTCGGGGACGTGGAGCTGCGCCCCGACGAGGGCACCGTGCTCCGCGACGGCGTCCCGGTGCACCTGACCCGCACCGAGTTCCGGCTCTTCGCCGAGCTCGCCGCGGCGGGCGGGCGGATCGTGACCCGCGACGAGCTGCTGTCGCGGGTGTGGGGCTACGAGTACCACGGCGACACCCGGCTGCTGGACGTCCACGTGCGACGGCTGCGGCGCAAGGTCGAGCTCGACCCGGACCGGCCGGTCCTGGTGCTGACCGTGCGCGGCGCCGGGTACAAGATCGGCGACGCCGGACCGGACGCCCCGCTGCCGGGCGTCGTCCCGGTGTCGGGCCGCGGCGGGTGA
- a CDS encoding DUF4383 domain-containing protein: MMRTTGGFSRRFTPVQPVAAAFAVAFLLVGALGFVPGVTSGELAVLPGGGTAVLAGLLPVSVLQNVLHLVTGLAGLVCARSRVASRVVLAAGGVVALLSAAVAPDVVGAALVVVAVAMIGCATLLRGRPVVRPPRRGAAAA; this comes from the coding sequence ATGATGCGCACGACGGGCGGGTTCTCCCGGCGCTTCACCCCGGTACAGCCGGTCGCGGCGGCGTTCGCCGTGGCGTTCCTGCTGGTCGGAGCCCTGGGATTCGTCCCGGGGGTGACCTCGGGCGAACTCGCCGTGCTGCCCGGTGGCGGCACCGCGGTGCTCGCCGGGCTGCTGCCGGTGTCGGTGCTGCAGAACGTTCTGCACCTGGTCACCGGGCTGGCCGGACTGGTCTGCGCGCGCTCGCGTGTCGCGTCGCGGGTGGTGCTCGCGGCCGGCGGCGTCGTCGCGCTGCTGAGCGCCGCCGTCGCCCCGGACGTCGTGGGTGCGGCCCTGGTGGTCGTCGCCGTCGCGATGATCGGCTGCGCGACGCTGCTGCGTGGCCGCCCCGTGGTGCGCCCGCCCCGCCGCGGAGCCGCCGCGGCCTGA
- a CDS encoding nicotianamine synthase family protein, with product MTTQSSRTTAPGFPAPRRPRDDGSVADVASRLVALRRRLEHTDLRPAPNTDDAFGELVGLCCFPPAGCTEGVLARVAPHSDALRTLAATGEGHMESHWADRIAAAPDARAELERFPYLGNYHDLVRLELAALTAVGLPAPRRVVVLGSGPLPLTGLVLATEHGAQVLHVDRDRAAVAAGDAVAAALGADGRVRSLVADLDDPRLSSALADELGRADLVLVGALVGADAGAKAAITARLVTATGPGATLLVRSAAGLRTLLYPEIVPADLPALDVLLEVHPRTDVVNSVLVARAAT from the coding sequence GTGACCACGCAGAGCAGTCGGACGACCGCGCCCGGTTTCCCCGCACCCCGCCGTCCGCGCGACGACGGCTCCGTCGCCGACGTCGCGTCCCGCCTCGTGGCCCTGCGACGACGACTGGAGCACACCGACCTACGGCCCGCCCCGAACACCGACGACGCGTTCGGCGAGCTCGTCGGGCTCTGTTGCTTCCCGCCCGCGGGCTGTACCGAGGGCGTCCTGGCGCGGGTCGCCCCGCACTCGGACGCCCTGCGGACCCTGGCCGCGACCGGCGAGGGCCACATGGAGAGCCACTGGGCGGACCGGATCGCCGCCGCCCCCGACGCCCGAGCCGAGCTGGAACGGTTCCCCTACCTGGGCAACTATCACGACCTCGTCCGGCTGGAGCTCGCCGCGCTGACCGCCGTCGGCCTGCCGGCGCCGCGCCGCGTCGTCGTGCTCGGGTCGGGGCCGCTGCCCCTGACCGGTCTGGTGCTGGCCACCGAGCACGGCGCGCAGGTGCTGCACGTCGACCGGGACCGGGCTGCCGTCGCCGCGGGGGACGCGGTCGCGGCCGCCCTCGGGGCCGACGGGCGGGTGCGCAGTCTGGTCGCCGACCTCGACGACCCGCGGCTGTCCTCCGCCCTCGCCGACGAGCTGGGTCGGGCCGACCTGGTGCTCGTCGGGGCACTGGTCGGTGCCGACGCCGGCGCCAAGGCGGCGATCACCGCCCGGCTGGTCACGGCGACCGGTCCGGGCGCGACCCTGCTCGTCCGGTCCGCCGCGGGGCTGCGGACGCTGCTCTACCCCGAGATCGTCCCGGCCGACCTGCCCGCACTCGACGTGCTCCTCGAGGTGCACCCGCGCACCGACGTCGTCAACTCCGTGCTGGTGGCCCGCGCCGCCACGTGA
- a CDS encoding DMT family transporter — MWGWLALAIGAEVTGTVALRFSQGFSRLVPSMITVVGYGLAFWSLSQALGRGMSLGVAYGTWAAAGVALVALIGVFFLGESLTWVQLGGVGLVIAGVLALELGGATSHA, encoded by the coding sequence ATGTGGGGATGGCTCGCGCTCGCGATCGGCGCCGAGGTCACCGGAACGGTGGCGCTGCGGTTCTCGCAGGGTTTCAGCAGGCTGGTGCCGTCGATGATCACTGTGGTCGGCTACGGGCTGGCGTTCTGGTCGCTGTCCCAGGCGCTCGGCCGCGGGATGTCGCTCGGGGTCGCCTACGGCACCTGGGCTGCGGCGGGGGTGGCGCTCGTCGCTCTGATCGGGGTGTTCTTCCTCGGTGAGTCCTTGACCTGGGTCCAGCTCGGCGGGGTCGGGCTGGTGATCGCCGGGGTGCTCGCCCTGGAGCTGGGTGGTGCGACCTCGCATGCCTGA
- a CDS encoding TetR/AcrR family transcriptional regulator yields the protein MPDPAGPDAPGVDGRRRRGDRRRRELVEATLRLVGAGGVAAVSQRAVAAEAGVPPSAVFYYHPSVDALLVATLTAVNDRWITRLDAVTTPGDLVALVEDCARQERVTAIAEYELFLLAARRPDLRGELDRWDAALDAAAARLLPADADRRALLAAAVNGLTLGGALGSPVDAGLLARLCAAGTA from the coding sequence ATGCCTGATCCGGCGGGACCGGACGCCCCCGGGGTCGACGGCCGCCGCCGTCGGGGGGACCGGCGCCGTCGCGAGCTGGTCGAGGCCACGCTGCGGCTGGTCGGCGCGGGCGGGGTCGCCGCGGTCAGCCAGCGGGCGGTCGCCGCGGAGGCGGGGGTGCCGCCCAGTGCGGTCTTCTACTACCACCCCAGCGTCGACGCGCTGCTGGTCGCGACCCTCACCGCGGTGAACGACCGCTGGATCACCCGGCTCGACGCGGTCACGACCCCCGGCGATCTCGTCGCGCTCGTCGAGGACTGCGCCCGTCAGGAGCGGGTCACCGCGATCGCCGAGTACGAGCTGTTCCTGCTGGCCGCGCGGCGCCCGGACCTGCGCGGCGAGCTGGACCGCTGGGACGCCGCGCTCGACGCGGCCGCCGCCCGGCTCCTCCCCGCCGACGCCGACCGGCGCGCCCTGCTGGCCGCCGCGGTCAACGGGTTGACCCTCGGCGGGGCGCTCGGCTCGCCGGTCGACGCCGGTCTGCTGGCCCGGCTCTGCGCGGCCGGAACCGCCTGA
- a CDS encoding metal-dependent transcriptional regulator, producing the protein MSAERLSESVENYLKTIFLLSERWEGSVGVSALAERLQVSSPSASGMVRKLVDAGLVDHARYAGITLTPAGRASALAVVRRHRLLEMFLVTELDLAWDEVHEEAEALEHAVSDRLLDRIDSRLGHPRFDPHGDPIPASDGTIPVVNARRLPDLRYGEGGTLVRVDDTDPEVLRFLDAHDVRLGDRVDLLTRKPFEGPFVVRLRRDREQTRPAPAEVEHEWGPTLAMALWVGAVEGAGSG; encoded by the coding sequence ATGAGCGCCGAGCGCCTCTCGGAGTCCGTGGAGAACTACCTGAAGACCATCTTCCTGCTCTCGGAGCGGTGGGAGGGGTCGGTCGGGGTCTCCGCGCTGGCCGAGCGGCTGCAGGTCTCGTCGCCGTCGGCGTCGGGGATGGTGCGCAAGCTCGTCGACGCCGGGCTGGTCGACCACGCCCGCTACGCCGGGATCACCCTCACCCCGGCCGGGCGGGCCTCCGCGCTGGCCGTGGTGCGCAGGCACCGGCTGCTGGAGATGTTCCTCGTCACCGAGCTGGACCTGGCGTGGGACGAGGTGCACGAGGAGGCGGAGGCGCTCGAGCACGCGGTCTCCGACCGGTTGCTCGACCGGATCGACAGCCGGCTCGGGCATCCGCGGTTCGACCCGCACGGCGATCCCATCCCGGCGAGCGACGGCACGATCCCGGTGGTCAACGCCCGCCGGCTGCCGGACCTGCGCTACGGCGAGGGCGGCACCCTGGTCCGCGTCGACGATACCGACCCCGAGGTGCTCCGCTTCCTCGACGCGCACGACGTGCGCCTCGGCGACCGGGTCGACCTGTTGACCCGCAAGCCCTTCGAGGGGCCGTTCGTGGTGCGGCTGCGCCGTGACCGCGAACAGACCCGTCCCGCACCGGCCGAGGTCGAGCACGAGTGGGGACCGACGCTGGCGATGGCCCTGTGGGTGGGCGCCGTCGAGGGGGCCGGCTCGGGCTGA